In a genomic window of Aeromicrobium panaciterrae:
- the tilS gene encoding tRNA lysidine(34) synthetase TilS, which yields MPPLDPAVAAGRNAVRAALADLGPGSRVVVAVSGGADSLALAQVTAFVAGHESWDLRAVIVDHQLQDGSADVAREAAKQLAGIGIDTEVVAVDVGRAGGPEAAARSARYAVLEAQDADAVLLAHTLDDQAETVLLGLGRGSGPRSIAGMSPINGIFRRPFLKLRRTETEQICRATDLAWWVDPHNSDPAFRRARIRSELMPVLEDVLGGGAAEAIARTAEQVRADGACLDDIADAIDDPLNVASLASLAPALRSRVLRRTALAAGANPSELSAAHLAEIDRLVTDWHGQLRIELPGGVACVRVGDSLAYVTTPVGG from the coding sequence ATGCCGTACGCGCTGCCCTCGCGGATCTGGGTCCCGGCAGCCGGGTCGTGGTTGCCGTGTCGGGCGGCGCCGATTCGTTGGCGTTGGCTCAGGTAACCGCCTTCGTGGCAGGTCATGAGTCGTGGGATCTGCGGGCCGTGATCGTCGACCACCAACTGCAGGATGGCTCGGCCGACGTCGCTCGAGAGGCGGCCAAGCAACTTGCCGGGATCGGCATCGATACCGAAGTGGTGGCTGTGGACGTCGGCCGCGCCGGTGGTCCGGAGGCGGCGGCACGCTCGGCGCGGTACGCCGTCCTCGAAGCGCAGGACGCCGACGCAGTCCTGTTGGCGCACACCCTCGATGACCAGGCCGAGACCGTATTGCTGGGTCTGGGCCGCGGCTCCGGCCCGCGATCGATTGCCGGTATGTCTCCGATCAACGGCATCTTTCGTCGGCCGTTCCTCAAGCTGAGGCGTACCGAGACCGAGCAGATCTGCCGGGCAACCGACCTGGCGTGGTGGGTTGACCCGCACAACAGTGACCCTGCCTTTCGACGCGCACGCATCCGTTCCGAGCTGATGCCAGTGCTTGAAGACGTACTCGGCGGCGGTGCGGCGGAAGCGATCGCGCGTACGGCCGAGCAGGTCCGAGCCGATGGTGCCTGTCTCGATGACATCGCGGATGCGATTGACGACCCGCTCAACGTCGCTTCACTCGCGTCCCTCGCTCCTGCCCTGCGGTCTCGGGTGCTGCGTCGTACGGCGCTGGCGGCGGGAGCCAATCCGTCAGAACTCTCGGCTGCGCACCTTGCCGAGATCGACCGACTGGTCACGGATTGGCACGGACAGCTCCGTATTGAGTTGCCTGGTGGCGTGGCCTGCGTACGAGTAGGGGATTCCCTCGCATACGTGACAACGCCTGTGGGAGGCTGA